The following coding sequences lie in one Silene latifolia isolate original U9 population chromosome 5, ASM4854445v1, whole genome shotgun sequence genomic window:
- the LOC141657597 gene encoding CBS domain-containing protein CBSCBSPB3-like yields MSSQVVSPPPPRRTSLSQKRFPSTKKPPPPSPSENGSFNNNHSPRPNSPSSNVVGERTVKKLKLSKALTIPEGTSVSDACRRMAARRVDAVLLTDSNALLSGICTDKDIATRVLAEELRPDQTVVSKVMTRNPIFVTSDTLAIEALQKMVQGKFRHLPVVENGEVIALLDITRCLYDAISRMEKTAEQGSVIAAAVEGVDYQKGNNSNAPAAFIETLRERMFKPSLSTIITENIKAATVSPSDPVYVAAKKMRDARVNSVVVTSSGKVMGILTSRDILMRVVAPNLSPELTLVEKVMTANPECANVDITILEALRIMHDGKFLHLPVLDRDGSIVACVDVLQLTHAAISMVESSSGAMNEMATTMMQKFWDSALALEAPEDTDSHSEMSTALMNSEGTEGKYPSFGPGTSFSFKFKDLNGSVHRFNFGTESLDELMTAVVQRIGSSENASRPQLLYQDDESDKVLLTCDADLMGAVLHARSVGQKVLRLYVEFPESMKQRSSESSVVTTEKSGWTPRYPGIWAGAALVTGVAVVVYLKRANSGSKTWPF; encoded by the exons atgAGTTCGCAAGTGGTATCGCCACCGCCGCCGCGCCGAACGAGTTTGTCTCAGAAACGATTTCCGTCGACTAAGAAACCTCCGCCACCGTCGCCGTCGGAAAATGGCTCCTTCAACAATAATCATTCTCCCAGACCTAATTCTCCTTC GTCGAATGTGGTTGGGGAGAGAACGGTGAAGAAGCTCAAGTTATCGAAGGCGTTGACCATACCGGAGGGAACATCAGTGTCGGATGCGTGTCGGAGGATGGCTGCTCGGCGTGTTGACGCTGTGTTATTGACTGATTCTAATGCTTTGTTGTCTGGCATTTGCACTGATAAG GATATCGCAACTAGAGTGCTAGCAGAGGAGCTGAGGCCGGATCAGACTGTAGTGTCGAAAGTTATGACAAGGAATCCGATTTTTGTAACTTCTGATACATTGGCGATTGAGGCTCTTCAGAAGATGGTCCAAG GAAAATTTAGACATCTTCCTGTTGTCGAAAATGGTGAAGTGATTGCTTTGTTAGATATCACAAGGTGTCTGTATGATGCCATATCAAGAATGGAGAAAACAGCTGAGCAAGGTAGTGTAATTGCTGCCGCAGTTGAGGGAGTTGATTACCAAAAAGGAAACAATTCTAACG CACCGGCTGCTTTTATTGAAACATTAAGGGAACGAATGTTCAAGCCTTCATTGTCAACTATAATCACTGAAAACATCAA GGCAGCGACTGTCTCGCCATCAGATCCTGTTTACGTTGCAGCTAAAAAGATGCGAGATGCCCGTGTTAATTCTGTAGTCGTAACAAGTAGCGGCAAAGTCATGGGAATCCTAAC CTCAAGGGATATCCTCATGCGGGTTGTAGCACCAAACCTGTCACCTGAGTTAACTTTGGTGGAAAAG GTGATGACAGCCAATCCTGAATGTGCTAATGTAGATATAACAATCCTTGAAGCACTGCGTATAATGCATGATGGGAAGTTTCTTCATCTTCCTGTTTTGGACAGAG ATGGATCAATTGTTGCTTGCGTTGATGTCCTACAGTTGACTCATGCTGCCATTTCCATG GTTGAGAGTAGCTCTGGAGCTATGAatgaaatggcaactacaatGATGCAGAAGTTTTGGGATTCAGCGCTTGCTTTAGAAGCACCGGAAGATACCGATTCACATAG TGAAATGTCGACTGCGTTAATGAATTCTGAAGGAACAGAAGGAAAATATCCATCATTTGGTCCTGGAACTTCATTTTCATTTAAATTTAAGGACCTCAATGGAAGTGTTCACCGATTTAATTTTG GTACTGAGAGTTTGGATGAGCTCATGACTGCTGTTGTGCAAAGAATAGGATCGAGTGAGAATGCCAGTCGTCCGCAACTTTTG TATCAAGACGATGAAAGTGATAAAGTGTTACTCACATGTGATGCTGATCTCATGGGCGCTGTGCTTCATGCTAGATCAGTAGGACAAAAG GTTTTGAGGTTATATGTGGAGTTCCCAGAATCTATGAAGCAAAGAAGTTCCGAGAGTAGTGTTGTCACTACTGAGAAGTCAGGATGGACACCTCGTTACCCGGGGATTTGGGCAGGTGCAGCATTGGTTACAGGCGTCGCTGTAGTTGTGTATCTTAAGCGTGCAAACTCAGGCTCCAAAACTTGGCCATTCTGA